One Pectobacterium polaris DNA window includes the following coding sequences:
- the garL gene encoding 2-dehydro-3-deoxyglucarate aldolase, which yields MKTPLLPNRFRQDLLQGKTLIGCWCALGNPISTEVLGLAGFDWLVLDGEHAPNDIVTFIPQLMALKGSHSAPVVRPPCNEPIIIKRLLDIGFNNFLIPFVETAEEAARAVASTRYPPAGIRGVSVAHRSNSYGTEPDYFAKINDNITVVVQIESQDGLDNLDAIIAVDGVDGVFVGPSDLSAALGYLGQPNHPDVQKAIRHIFDRTAAHNKPCGILAPVEADARRYLEWGASFVAVGSDLGVFRSATQALSDKYKK from the coding sequence ATGAAGACTCCGCTGTTACCTAACCGTTTTCGCCAAGATTTGCTGCAGGGGAAAACGTTGATTGGCTGCTGGTGTGCGCTGGGCAACCCGATTTCAACTGAAGTGCTGGGGCTGGCGGGATTCGACTGGCTGGTGCTGGATGGAGAGCACGCGCCTAACGATATCGTGACGTTTATTCCTCAGCTCATGGCGCTGAAAGGCAGCCACAGCGCGCCTGTTGTCCGTCCGCCGTGCAATGAGCCGATCATCATTAAGCGACTGCTGGATATCGGGTTCAATAACTTCCTGATTCCCTTCGTGGAAACGGCAGAAGAAGCCGCGCGTGCGGTTGCATCAACCCGTTATCCGCCAGCGGGTATCCGCGGCGTTTCCGTGGCGCACCGTAGCAACAGCTATGGCACCGAACCGGACTACTTCGCCAAGATTAACGACAACATTACCGTTGTGGTGCAAATCGAAAGTCAGGACGGCCTCGACAATCTGGATGCGATTATCGCAGTTGACGGCGTAGACGGCGTGTTTGTTGGCCCGAGCGACCTGTCTGCGGCGCTGGGCTATCTCGGTCAGCCTAACCATCCTGACGTGCAGAAGGCGATCCGCCACATCTTCGATCGTACCGCCGCGCATAACAAGCCGTGCGGCATTCTGGCTCCGGTTGAGGCCGATGCGCGTCGCTATCTGGAATGGGGCGCAAGCTTCGTTGCGGTCGGTAGCGATCTGGGCGTGTTCCGCAGTGCAACACAGGCGCTGAGCGACAAGTACAAGAAGTAA